CGCCTTTGTCGATTGAAATCCAGCGCATCTATTAAGGAGAACTTTGATCATGCAACAAGTGTGGAATCCAGCACTTTATCAGCAACAATATGGGTTTGTCTGGCACCATGGCAGTTCCCTGCTGGATTTACTGGCTCCTCAGATGGGGGAATGTATTCTAGACCTGGGCTGTGGCCTGGGCCAGTTAACAGAAGAGATGGCCCAGAGGGGGGCGATCGTGCAGGGCATTGATGCCGATCCGGGGATGGTGGCGCAGGCCCGTCAAACCTATCCCCACCTCCAGTTCACCCTGGCCGATGCCCGGAATTTCTGGGTGGATGAGCCACTGGATGCGGTGTTTTCCAATGCGGTGCTTCACTGGATTCATCCCCCGGATGCGGTGATTGCCTGTATTGACCGGGCTCTGAAACCGGGAGGCCGTTTCGTGGCGGAGTTTGGAGGCCGGGGGAATATTCAGGCGATCGTCACTGCCCTGGAAACGGTACGAGCCGGGATCGGCCTGCCCCCAGCCAACCCCTGGTATTTTCCCAGTCTGGGCGACTATACCCATCGTCTGGAGCAAGAGGGGTTGGAGGTGACTGACGCCACCCTATTCGATCGACCCACCCCCCTGGAGGGTGGAGCTATAGGGATGGCCAACTGGATTCGGATGTTTGGCCAGAGCTTTCTGGTGGGGTTGGCCCCAGAGCAGCAGGACTGGGTGATGGGACAGGTAGAGGAGCAGTTGAGGCCTGATCTCTATCGGGACGGCAGTTGGGTAGCGGATTACCGTCGGCTCCGGGTGGTTGCCTTCAAACGCTGATCGGGTAGCAGTCCAGGGTGGTCTGCACCTCCTGTTGTAACTGGGAGACCAGCTTCTGAACGGTGCCATAGCGATCGTGCCGGTAGGAGTCGAAGTAATCCTTCAGATTGAGGGGTTCGCCCACCTGGACTTTCGCCCGTCGAAATCCTTTTGGGGGTGGCTGGTCAATATTGAACACCTCCCGTTCCAGTCGGGTTAGGGTATCCAGAAATCTTTCAGGCGTTGGATCGGTGGCAACATAGCCATCGTAAATAGCATCAAAGTTGAGCAATCGACTGATCGCTTTTTCGACCGTGGCCTGGGAAAGGTCAGGCTCTGTTTGCTCCCCCGGATCATCATCCCGCTGGCGCAGGGCGTCCTGAACCCGATACACCCGTTCCCGCATCAGTTCGCCTGGTGCTGGCTGCAGCCCAAATTGGTGCTCACACTTCTGAATCACCTGCAGCTTGAGGGCATCAATCCGCTGATTCCAGGATTGTGCTTCTGTCTCGGAGATTGCAATTCCATAGTCCTGTTCAATCCGGGCCAGAACCGTTCCAGCCACCGATCGCAACCGATCGTAGAGCGTCCCATCCCCGGCAGTCAGTTCCAGAACCTGTTCCAGCCGCTTCAGACTGTTCTGAATCGCCAGTTCCATATCCTGAACATAGATGTATTTAATTGTCACAGGTACTGCATATAGGTCTGGCAGGGGTTCCCGCTGTTTAGCAAAGCGGTTCATCGCCTGGAACGCCATCTGGATCCCGCCAGCCCGGAAGGGCATCACCGTATCGTTTTGGAAGGAGCATCCCCCTTCTGGAAAGATCACCAAATGACAGGCCGATTGCACCAGCAGATTCAGGGTCTGGGCAATGCTGGCCCGATCGGCCAGCCCCCGGCGAATGGAGTACATCCCCATCCGTTGCACAAAACCACGAAAAATCTGTTGCAGGAATTCTGCATCAGCCAGCGATCGGAGCAGGGCAAACCGACCTGTAATTGAAAACATGGTGCGGGTGTTGCGAAAAGTTTCGTAGGCAGCCAGGTAATAGAAAGGTTGCTGCAGCCGGGCGGAGAGCAGAAACATCACCAAGGGATCGTGGAACGTCGGATGGTTGGGCAACAGGATCACCCGCTGCTGTTGCACCTGGGAGAGCCGTTGGAGAGAGGTCTGACCGATATCTAACTCAACCCAATACAACTGGCGAATCAGCCAGGGGGCCAGGGCCTGGGATACTCTGACCAACAGGGGATTCAGACGCGGCGGATAAAACTCGGGGGCGTTCATCTCGGTTCTCCGGACTCTTTCCACCGATAATACCCCTTCCGACGAAAAAGTACCTCTTTGAGGACCGGAAAAGCCCATTGTTCAAACGATCGGCATCGATGAGTGGGAGGCGACAACCCACCAGAGTATGAGGGCCAGGGCCAGAACACAGAGCTTGACGAGGATGTACAGGGTACTCCCTGGCACAATTAACGTTGTAGACAACATACGCACCTCCTGCCGTCGCTGGTGCAAAGAAGGGCAGCGACTTTGGCCTGGGTTTTCTCTGCCTCTATTCTCTCATTTCCATCAGAACCCAAGTCCAAATCGATCCCGTTGGTAACAATTCAAGCAGGTCAGAACTGAGTCAAAAAAGCAGCGATCGCTGCATTAAACGCCTCAGGTTCCACCAGAAAACACCAGTGGTTACCTGGCACCTTCTGGATTTGGAGCTGCTTTAAGTGGGCGCGGTAGGGTTGCAGTTGCCATGCGGTGCGGTTCAGCCCCTGCTCTGGTTGCAGAAACAGGGTGGGAATCGAAATCGGCTCCGTCAGTCCGGCAACCTGCATCACATCCAGAAAAGTTTCATCCCGCGCCTGAAACACAAACTTACTCCCCCATTGACCATCCGCTTTTTGCTCCATGCCCCGCTGAAACACCTGCCGCTGAAAATCGCTCCAGCCCCGATACTGCTTCAGGGAGCGGGCCAGGTGCTCGGCCTGCTCATAGGTCTGGAAAGGCCCCATGGTTTTGAGGAAGGGCAGCAACCGATACAGCATCGGGAATGTAATCTGCATCCAGGCAGGCAGACGATTGATGAAGAAGGGATCGATCAGCACCAGGCTGCGGCAGCGTTGTGGCTGTTGTCTGGCCCAGACGACTGCAACTTTAGCGGCCCAGGAATGGGCCACGATATGGGCGGATGACCAGCCCAGGTGCGCCAACAGGGCTTCCAGATCGGCGATGATATCCTGACAACGATAGCCCCGGGCTGGCTTACCACTATCCCCATGGCCTCGCAAATCGGGGGCAACACAGTGGTAGCAATCGGCCAGAAAATCCCCAGCTCGCAGCCACACCCCCGCATGATCGGCCAGCCCATGCAGGAA
The sequence above is drawn from the Leptolyngbya sp. 'hensonii' genome and encodes:
- a CDS encoding class I SAM-dependent methyltransferase; translated protein: MQQVWNPALYQQQYGFVWHHGSSLLDLLAPQMGECILDLGCGLGQLTEEMAQRGAIVQGIDADPGMVAQARQTYPHLQFTLADARNFWVDEPLDAVFSNAVLHWIHPPDAVIACIDRALKPGGRFVAEFGGRGNIQAIVTALETVRAGIGLPPANPWYFPSLGDYTHRLEQEGLEVTDATLFDRPTPLEGGAIGMANWIRMFGQSFLVGLAPEQQDWVMGQVEEQLRPDLYRDGSWVADYRRLRVVAFKR
- a CDS encoding 1-acyl-sn-glycerol-3-phosphate acyltransferase, which gives rise to MNAPEFYPPRLNPLLVRVSQALAPWLIRQLYWVELDIGQTSLQRLSQVQQQRVILLPNHPTFHDPLVMFLLSARLQQPFYYLAAYETFRNTRTMFSITGRFALLRSLADAEFLQQIFRGFVQRMGMYSIRRGLADRASIAQTLNLLVQSACHLVIFPEGGCSFQNDTVMPFRAGGIQMAFQAMNRFAKQREPLPDLYAVPVTIKYIYVQDMELAIQNSLKRLEQVLELTAGDGTLYDRLRSVAGTVLARIEQDYGIAISETEAQSWNQRIDALKLQVIQKCEHQFGLQPAPGELMRERVYRVQDALRQRDDDPGEQTEPDLSQATVEKAISRLLNFDAIYDGYVATDPTPERFLDTLTRLEREVFNIDQPPPKGFRRAKVQVGEPLNLKDYFDSYRHDRYGTVQKLVSQLQQEVQTTLDCYPISV
- a CDS encoding alpha/beta hydrolase, translated to MHCKTLNLPQLQLSYLEWDTGQEPVLFLHGLADHAGVWLRAGDFLADCYHCVAPDLRGHGDSGKPARGYRCQDIIADLEALLAHLGWSSAHIVAHSWAAKVAVVWARQQPQRCRSLVLIDPFFINRLPAWMQITFPMLYRLLPFLKTMGPFQTYEQAEHLARSLKQYRGWSDFQRQVFQRGMEQKADGQWGSKFVFQARDETFLDVMQVAGLTEPISIPTLFLQPEQGLNRTAWQLQPYRAHLKQLQIQKVPGNHWCFLVEPEAFNAAIAAFLTQF